CCTGAATCAAAGGCTGTAATTTAAGGAGGCGTAAATAGTTGGTAATGGTCGAACGCTTTTTACCTACGCGCTCGCTCATGGCTTCCTGAGTAAGATCACATTCCTCAATCAATCTCTGATAGCTCAAAGCAATCTCAATGGGATCGAGTTCTTCCCTTTGAATGTTCTCCACCAGTGCCATTTCCAAAGTGGACTGATCATCCGCCAAACGGATATAGGCAGGAATACTGTCCAGACCTGCGATTTTAGAGGCCCTGTAACGACGTTCACCAGAGATAATTTGGAAATTATCCCCCTCAACCTTGCGAACAGTTATGGGCTGAATGATGCCGAGTTCCTTGATAGATACGGCTAGTTCTTCCAGCGCCTCAGGGTCAAATAGGGTACGGGGCTGATCGGGATTGGCCACGATCTGCTCCAATGGGATTTCGGCAATGCTGCCTAATACTTTATCTGCATTTTGATCTTTACCGGTGCTAACATTACCGGTGTCATTTAAGAGGGCGGCGAGGCCCTTGCCCATAGCCTTACGTTTAGGTGTAGCCATTCAGTACTTTTTCAAAAGGATGCTTAGGCTTCTGCCTCGATCTCTTCGTTTTTCTCTAAAAATTCGCGGGCCAAATTTAAGTAATTCTCCGCGCCATTACTGGAAGCATCATACATGATGATGGTTTCTCCATAACTTGGCGCCTCACTTAAACGCACATTACGTTGAATTATGGTATTGAAAACCATTTTACTGAAATGGGTTTTCACTTCTTCAACTACCTGATTGCTCAATCGTAAGCGCGAATCGTACATGGTTAGCAGTAATCCTTCAATATCCAGATCAGGATTGTGCAGGTTTTGTACACTTTTAATCGTATTCAATAATTTACCCAAACCTTCCAATGCGAAGTACTCACATTGGATAGGGATAATCACGCTATCCGCAGCCGTAAGGGCATTCAAGGTGATCAATCCTAAAGAAGGAGCGCAATCAATAAAGATATAGTCGTATTTGTCTTTTACTGATTCCAGAGAACGACGCAGCATTTGCTCCCGCTGATCTTTGTCGACCAATTCGATTTCTACCGCCACCAAATCAATTTGAGCAGGAATTAAATCGAGATTCGGATTCTTGGTACTTACAATGGCCTCAGCGGCATCAATCTCATGCTCCAGCACCTGATAGGTACCTACTTTAACCTCGTCGGGATTAAAGCCTAAAGCCGAAGTGGTATTGGCCTGAGGGTCCGCATCGATTACTAAAACTTTCTTCTCCAGCACGCCGAGGCTGGCCGACATATTTACAGAAGTGGTAGTCTTACCTACGCCGCCTTTTTGGTTGGCAATGGCAACAATTTTACCCATTGATAGAATATTTTGATCTTTTTAGAGCTTCGCTTGTTCCTAATTTTGCACGACGGAACCGCCGTATCGCGCCCGATTTTTTTCGGATGCCTAAAATACAAATCTAATTGCTTAACCTTTCGATTTCGATCGGATTTACAAAGATTATTGAACAAGATGATAACCGTAATTTGTGGAACCCACAGACCCAAGAATATAACTCGAAAAATTGTAGATAAGTATTGTCAAATGCTCCGCGCCGCCGGGCAGGAGATTAACTTATTTGAACTAGAAGAATTGCCACGTGATTTCGTTTTTGGCGATAGCTTCGGTAATAGAAGTCCTGTTACTGAGGAGATTATCAAAACTAAAATCATCCCTGCCGATAAACTGGTTATCATTAGCCCGGAGTACAATGGCAGTTACCCTGGCGTTTTAAAAGCCTTTATGGATGGCATGGATCCACGATTGTGGAAAGGGAAAAAGGTTGCTCTAGTAGGAGTGGCTTCTGGCCGAGCTGGAAACATCAGGGGGATGGATCATTTGACCCATGTTTTGCATTATCTGCGGATGGAGGTTTTCTCTAATAAAGTGCCTATCTCCAAGGTTAATGGTCTTTTAAATGATCAAGGTGAATTGGAAGATGAAGAAACCCTGCGCGTATTGCAAAGGCAGGTAGATGAATTCTTAGAATACTAAATGAAAAAAGCTCCCTTATGAGGAGCTTTTTTGTGGAATATCTTAAGCTTTTAGATGTCTTCGAAAGAAACATCGGTATAGCCTGCAGTATTATTTTCTAGAGTCGTTTCCAATGCGCCTTCTTCGTGATTGTAGTCCTCAGCTCTGCTGTGGAAGTCGGGCTCATGTCGATCGGAAATTACCTCTTCACCTCTTTTATCGATGATGTAATCGGTAGCGGCATTCAACATTTCACTGAATTGCTCAAAGTCTTCTTTGTACAGGTAAATCTTGTGCTTCTTGTAGTACACATTGCCATTCTCGGCGGTGTGTTTCTTGCTCTCCGTGATGGTTAAGTAGTAATCGTCAGCTTTAGTCGCCCGTACATCGAAGAAATAAGTTCTTCGCCCTGCTCTTAAAACCTTGGAATGGATTTCCTCCTGCACGTTTTGTCCTTGATCACTCATCGCAATTGGGTTTATACGGGCAAAGCTAAAAAAATATGGATTCGTCCATGGATCGAATTGCAAATTGGATCCAGTTAAGTCTATTGTCTACCGTCTAATATCTATCGTCTCTTAGCAACCTAATCAACAAACCAGACTCCAAAACCCAGCTACTAACTACCTTTTTCCAACTCCAGCAACTGCTGCTCGTACATCTCTTGATAGTAGCCACCTTCTTGCATTAAGGTATCGTGGTTTCCTTCTTCGATTACGCGGCCGTTTTCCAGAACCAGAATATGATCCGCATTTTTAACGGAGCTTACGCGATGACTGATAATCAAGCTGGTGCTTTGATCGATTAGTTTCTTGAGATTGCTAAGAATGGCTTCTTCTGTTTCGGTATCTACAGCCGAAAGACAATCATCGAAAATAAGCAGGGGTGGAGCTTTAATAATGGCTCGGGCAATGCTCACCCTTTGTTTTTGGCCTCCGCTAAGCGTAACTCCACGCTCACCAACTTTGGTTTGGTAGCCATCGGGGAAGTCCATTATATTATCGTGAACATGAGCATTTTTGGCGGCTGCAATAATCTCTTCTTCCGAGGCCCCATCACGCCCAAAGGCGATATTCGCACCAATACTATTGGAGAATAAGAAGGCTTCTTGCGGTACATAACCAATATTTTGGCGCAATACATCCAGATTCACCTTACGGATATCCTGCCCGTCGATGAGTAGTTCTCCCTCATCTACATCGTATAGTCGACCAATTAAATTGGCCACGGTACTTTTTCCGCTCCCGGTTCGGCCTACAATGGCCAATGATTTTCCGGGTTCCAGCTTAAAGCTCAGTTTATCGATTGCTTTAATACCCGTATCGGGATAGGTGAAGCTCACCTCCTTAAAGTGGATTCCGCCTTTAAAGGCCAGTTCTTCTTCACTCGGATTTTTGATTTCAGGCTCTACCCTTAGGAACTCATTAATACGCTCCTGACTGGCCGCTGCTCTTTGCACTAAAGAGGTTACCCAACCAATGGAGGCTACCGGCCAGGTAAGCATATTCACATAAATGATAAACTGGGCAATCACCCCGGTTTCAATCTTCCCGGCAATGGTTTCTTGTCCGCCAATGTAAACCGTTAAAATGGTGGACAATCCAATTAAAAGGATCATCAGAGGGAAGAAGAGCGCGTTTATGCGGAATAATTCCTTGTTGCGATCGAAATAGTGATTGGCCTCTTCATTAAATTCTTGCAAGGATTTTTCTTCTCGAACATAGGCCTTTAAAACGCGGATGCCCGAAAAAGTTTCCTGAACAAAGGAGCTAATGGCACTAAGCTGACGCTGCACCTGCT
The Croceimicrobium hydrocarbonivorans genome window above contains:
- a CDS encoding ParB/RepB/Spo0J family partition protein; the encoded protein is MATPKRKAMGKGLAALLNDTGNVSTGKDQNADKVLGSIAEIPLEQIVANPDQPRTLFDPEALEELAVSIKELGIIQPITVRKVEGDNFQIISGERRYRASKIAGLDSIPAYIRLADDQSTLEMALVENIQREELDPIEIALSYQRLIEECDLTQEAMSERVGKKRSTITNYLRLLKLQPLIQAGLRDKMISMGHARALINVEQEEEQVELYHDAIKKDLSVRQIEEAVRKLKTSKTESTSKASTSSSPLPENYAQAQENLSEKLQMKVDLSRSKRGRGKISISFRNDAELDRILEQLQN
- a CDS encoding ParA family protein, with the translated sequence MGKIVAIANQKGGVGKTTTSVNMSASLGVLEKKVLVIDADPQANTTSALGFNPDEVKVGTYQVLEHEIDAAEAIVSTKNPNLDLIPAQIDLVAVEIELVDKDQREQMLRRSLESVKDKYDYIFIDCAPSLGLITLNALTAADSVIIPIQCEYFALEGLGKLLNTIKSVQNLHNPDLDIEGLLLTMYDSRLRLSNQVVEEVKTHFSKMVFNTIIQRNVRLSEAPSYGETIIMYDASSNGAENYLNLAREFLEKNEEIEAEA
- a CDS encoding PUR family DNA/RNA-binding protein, which codes for MSDQGQNVQEEIHSKVLRAGRRTYFFDVRATKADDYYLTITESKKHTAENGNVYYKKHKIYLYKEDFEQFSEMLNAATDYIIDKRGEEVISDRHEPDFHSRAEDYNHEEGALETTLENNTAGYTDVSFEDI
- a CDS encoding NADPH-dependent FMN reductase; protein product: MITVICGTHRPKNITRKIVDKYCQMLRAAGQEINLFELEELPRDFVFGDSFGNRSPVTEEIIKTKIIPADKLVIISPEYNGSYPGVLKAFMDGMDPRLWKGKKVALVGVASGRAGNIRGMDHLTHVLHYLRMEVFSNKVPISKVNGLLNDQGELEDEETLRVLQRQVDEFLEY
- a CDS encoding ABC transporter ATP-binding protein, translated to MKSLLSLNKYFYKYRWKLLAGLLFVAISVIFGILPAELVRESFNIVEDAIAAYRENPDFDYSDLRNQLILYGVIIIGSSLLKGLFMFFMRQTIIVVSRHIEYDMKNEIYDQYQKLSLAFYKRNRTGDLMNRISEDVSRVRMYVGPAIMYTMNVGMTLLLIIPIMIYWSPRLSLYVLAPLPLLATSIYYVSRKINVKSEQVQRQLSAISSFVQETFSGIRVLKAYVREEKSLQEFNEEANHYFDRNKELFRINALFFPLMILLIGLSTILTVYIGGQETIAGKIETGVIAQFIIYVNMLTWPVASIGWVTSLVQRAAASQERINEFLRVEPEIKNPSEEELAFKGGIHFKEVSFTYPDTGIKAIDKLSFKLEPGKSLAIVGRTGSGKSTVANLIGRLYDVDEGELLIDGQDIRKVNLDVLRQNIGYVPQEAFLFSNSIGANIAFGRDGASEEEIIAAAKNAHVHDNIMDFPDGYQTKVGERGVTLSGGQKQRVSIARAIIKAPPLLIFDDCLSAVDTETEEAILSNLKKLIDQSTSLIISHRVSSVKNADHILVLENGRVIEEGNHDTLMQEGGYYQEMYEQQLLELEKGS